In Rhodamnia argentea isolate NSW1041297 chromosome 1, ASM2092103v1, whole genome shotgun sequence, the genomic window TTATATCAAGATTTAGTCTTCGATTCATATCTCGTCGACCAGTCCTTCCCAATTCACATCGACCTAGAACCTTTCGCCGACTTTAATGCTATTGGATGCGTTTTAAAAGATTGCTTTTTTGTGCTAAGGAATATCTTCTTTTGAATAACTAATGTCCAATGTTCGAGCATTGTTATTCGTTATCACGTGTATTCGTTATCACgtgtataaatattaaaccacccatccgggtggcgccgctggttcgtGCACttttcctctcgcaaaaggtcgaatGTTCAAACCTCAGGGGCGTTGCggggtgacttaaccggtggcacgtgtgtggtggctagcacatGTTGCCCCTGGGGTTTACCTCCTCCTTGCCGGTCGTTTGGGGTTACTTGGgtcacaatatatatatatatatatatatatatatatatatatattaagaagAACAGGATTATATAAGTGGATATATGACGTCACGTTAAAGGCTCAAGCGAtaatttcttcctcttttttcttgtttctgtaTTATCTCCGTGACAAGGGGGATTCGTTGTCCTTTCCCCGTGCGCACCGGTTGCGTCAAGGTcaatgctttttattttttggggtcgTCGGTTGGCGCATTTTTATCGTATTTATcaaaaaacatgttttttttttctttttttctttgaccGGGCGGTCAAAGATTGGGGCCCGCACAGTGGAAAACTCGTGTGCTCTTTTCGAGTGGATCAAGGCCACACGGTTGGCCACTTGGGACCATTtcctatatatatgtatatctcTCCCTTCAAAAATTAAAGGCGAAAATCAGCGTGACTCCGTTTCGGTTCGAGAATAGCtaacgatttgaaaaatgttttttcaacatatttcTTAAAAAGACTTTGCCGAGAATCAATAATTATTCGTAGCTTTTACCTTAATAccaaataaaagtttaaatattttcgtaactTTTCATTTATAATGAAAGCATCTTTCGTGAGCTTATTTTTTCAAGCTTCGTTTGCTTCACGTGGAAATACCTTGTGATGAAAAAGACAATACTATTATGGAGGGCTATTAGGGACCTTAACCACTTAGCACGTTGCTATAGCCAGAATCTTCGAAAAAGGCTCGCAAACTCCCCCATAGGTAGGGTTATTAGGGAAACATGTAGGGAGGCGGGAGAATGAACGGAAAATGctttcatcatccacaaaaatgttTAGTGGTAATAAAAAGATCTTTCATCGACCGATTGTTTTAAGCGATACAgacgattatttttaagaatattgTTTCTTGAATCATTATTTTTCCGTGAAGCACACAGGAAGTTTAAAGGACTAAAGTTTGAAGAATacttttcgcgaaataaaaCGGATTAATTCCTTCGTTTTTGTTGTACGCTGCTCTCCACTCTATGGATCACTGTCCCGAGTGTTGGCCCATTCTGTGTGCGTTGGTGGGCCTGCCAGAACTAGGGCTCGAGAGAGACGCAAGACGACGTCGCGTGAGCCGTGAAGGTGGTGAGCTTCACAAGGAAGACGAGGCAGAACATCTGAAGATCCATGAAATCTTGCAGTGGCTGAAGAAAACATGGGAGAACTGAAGCTGTTTATTCATAGGATTTGGTCCAAACAGCAGAGCTACCTAAGAGCGAGAACCATCAAAACACACGTTATTACTCAAGTCATGGAACAGGAAGTAGCAGGAAGCGCTGCGGATGACGATGATGGTATCAGGGCTAATCACTGAGCGCGGACTTGATGGGATAAGAGGCGTCCATGGCGATGCCGCACAAGCCCTCTTCCTCGTCGACCCCGCGCCGCATTCGGACGTAGCCTCCCTCGCCCCAATTGGTGCCCCACGAGTTCTTCACGGTCCAGTACTTCGTCCCGTCCCTGGAGCTTCCGTATCCCACCACCGCCACCCCGTGATTCAGCTCCGTTCCGCAGTTCCCGTCGAACACTCCCTGCACGCACACAGCACGCATGCATCAGTCTCCTCTCTTCTCCAGTGTCTCGATCTGTTTCCAAGTTTGGTTTGGGAGATTACCTGGGAATAGAATTGGAAATCTAGGCTGCCGGCGTCGATGGACACCGCTACCGGTTGGTTGGCCACCGCTTTCATCAGAGCCTCCTCATCATTTTTCGGCACCTTCTCATGCCCATCAATCTTGACTACAGGAGCATTCCTCTGTGATTTGAAGAACGAGAAGGCAGTGGTTAGTGTCGTTAGTCAATTCAAAATTCTGGTATCGACAGTTAGCCAGTTACCTTGGGGAGATTGCAATAGCCATCTTTGGCTGTGTAAGGATAGTTCATTTCCGTGGTTATGCCTCTGTTCCGCTTGATGAAGTCGAAGGCGTAGTCCATGAGTCCCCCCTCGCAACCGTGGTTTTTCTTGCTGCAGTCGACGAGCTCTTGCTCCGACAACGACACGAGCTCCTTCGTCTCGATCTGGTTAATACCTTCTACAGCCGCCACACTCGAGAATGCCCAGCAACTACCTGAAGATATTTTGGACAAACCTTAGCTCAGTCCATCTCAATGAACCTGTACGTAAGGTTTCTAGACGTAACGAAAGGATTTCCTATTCCATGCATACCGACATTGCGATTATATATAGACTATATCCAACATTATCGAGTCTCTTATCTGCTCATAGACTATATTTACTGATGCAGAAGTAGCTGCTGAAGACTTCCTGATGAGTTTACAGTTTACACCGTTCAATAGACAGGCCATAATTTGTGTTAATTTCCATGCTAAACCTAGTCAAATTAAGACCTTAATATATGATACTAACCACATCCTCCTTGATTCTTGACACCGGTAACAGCTCCCAGTGCCCTCCAATCAATCGAAAGGGGAACGTTCCTGGTCTTCTCGTGCATGAACCGGCTGGCCCTTGGCGGTTCCTCGTGGTGGAACATGCTGTCGTTAACCACCTTCGAGCCACCGTACGAGCTGATGAACTCTTGGTTGGTCATATCGGCGAACTCATTCAGCTTCATCTTGTAAGGCCTGTCCATTTGGTTGGCCTCGTGGACGTACTTCGCGTTGTCTTTGAACGTGTCGAAGCGCTTCCGTCGGTCCTCGAGGTCACGGGAGCCAGTGTGGTGGCTCCTCCACCTCTGGTACAAGTCCCAGAGGCTCTGCTGAGAGGCCAAGTCCTTCTCGCTGAACTCGAAGCTCTCGACCAGCCCGACGAGCACAAGAGCTATGGCTAGAGGCACCATGACAAATTTGGTGACacccattttttcttcaaaccGTGACACACTTTCGAAGTGTGGCACGTGATGAGTTTGAGAAGATGCCCGAGCATGTCCATTTATAATGTTTTGGTGCCTAGCATATCCCAAAGTTCAAATTACATGTATGAGTATCATATAtgtaagtcttaaaatttatcacaaagaTGCAATTGCACtctaaaaattgtaaaaagtgcaatcaagtcatttcgtTGATTCCGTCCAACTTAGCCGACAGAAATTGCCGACGTTgctattttttaatattctctaTTCTACGTAGCGATGTCGTGGCTAAAACATTAAACATAAGGACAAAACAACATTGTTTTTGTCTAAATCTGATATTGGAATAAAGATAtcaaaagtgtcataactttcatatgatgctcacttaagtgctataacttttttttttttccgattactTAAGTATCTTAACTTTTAAcaaacattcacttgagtgccataactctcaatcgatcacttaagtgccatattTTTTCTTTACATGTTCACCCAAGAGTAGAAAATTTGACGTGACATAGCACTTGTGGCGTAcgttttaaaaagttatggcatttaagtgatcaattGAAAACTTCCCATGGGCACTTAAATGATTAGAAAAAAGGTTACAACATTcaagtgagcgttgtacataAGTTATAACATTaaaatgatcgaaaaaaaagttgtggcactcaagtgaacaccatatgaaaattatggcacttgtggtgttcTTATCCCTATGATGTTTTATAcacattttatttaaattaaataaaaaaagctaaattgaaaaaagaagaagaagagagagttgGAATCGGTGAGAGCCGATTCCAACTCTCTTCGACAGTACACGAGGGTTGCTGGCCTCACCTAGTTATGGCTGTGGACCACCATTGGCGGTCAACCCTCTCAAGTAGCATCTCTTGCCTTTGGTCGACGAGGGTTGTTGGCCCTTGGTTGGGGACCGGCGACCCCCCGACCATTCCTCCACCATCATTGGCCCTTCACATcaatggtggggcggcggtggcgacAACGAGGGTTTTGGAGCCCTCCTGCTTAGTTTCAAATTTAacttttatgtatttattttttggtttaatcatttttatttaattaaaataaaatttgtataaaaaatcagatttgaaccaaaacaacattgttttggccacattatccctgcataggagagagaaaatattaaaaaaagcgaCGTTAGTATTTCTCATGACCGCACCGATTTAATTAGTTTTCGGACCTGATTtcactttttacaagttttaggactcaattatatttttgggACAAGCTTTAGGATTTCCGGTGCACATATCCCTACATGCATTAGACATAATATTTTCGTTTATGCATAGCTTGTATGTATTTCTACTTACCTGGGCAGTCTTGAAATAAGCAAATTTGGAGGCTACTTTTGAGAGCAGCTGCTTTGATCACATTCATTTCTGTTAAAGAACTGTTAGCTTTTTCAGACATCATATGTCACTCCCTACTATATCTGGGCTGGTGTTTGAACTTACTTGCCGCAGCTCTGCATGCTTTCGCATATGCCCACGTTATCTTCTTTAACTAACTGATCATGTATGGACACGATTTAGTTTCCTTTGAGGAAACGCCTTTTCGGCTTTGACGTGCGAAAGTGTTCGATGAAATGCTAAGAATTTTTTGTCTTTCATGATAACTGAAAACTTTTCTCCAGAGGTTGTTTGCTTTGGGTGGTCAGGTTTGGATGTTTCTTTAACGAGAAAACTAATCTTTGGCGCATTCAACTCGGCCAAACATTTCTACAGGCGCGTTTGGCGTAGTGTTTTTGAAAGGGTTTTGGGCCTCCAAAGGTTATTGAACCATTACATGCTTAGCATGTAGGAGCTTCTTAAgaaggtaaaaaagaaagaaaaagaaacgcaCTTTGATGATTCTAAAACAACTCCATGTACTATGCATATCTAAATAGAGCCTCCTTCAATAAATTTTGGATGGTTTTATGCCCCCATTCAATGGGGCGGGAATATTCCAAGTTTGTTATATGGtggtcaattcagttttaaaccctttaattgtgttaatttacgCTTCAATCctttgacaatttgctaataGAGTCCTTACAGcctaagaaaaatcaataaaaagttcacaatattaaaaaaacattATCCACATCAGAGTTGACCATGCTACATAGGACGACCGGTGTTCATATtggcgattttcagccaaaattgactagaatgaCTATATAATCaaattatgaaaagatttaggattaaatcagCACGATCGAAAggcttagaattgaattaaccatcgtacaataggtttagaactttttactTGATTTTGTTCGATGTGGTGTGAACGAaacgtcctcctcctccccacCGCCCTTCTCACAGTGCACCCTCaataattattttcatcatcgcgagaaaaaaacatgaaaaaatctTGAATTCTTCGTGCATGAGCTCAATCTGGATAACATCACAAGTTACAACCTGATCATTCTTctaaattattgtttatttGTTTTCCAAAATTTGTTTCTATTACTGTTTGCAAACAACTTgtagttttttttataaatataatgCTCTAATATCATTTCATTGTCAAATTACAAACTATTGTGTTATATATAGTTCTTTTAATGATTGTCTAATATCATCCATTTCGGAATAAGGACATTGAGTGTGTGTATTTATAATAGGTTATATCACTAATTACCgttagttattttttgttcgTGAAATATGCATATCATGAAATTGTTCTAGAGATAGGTTCTTCcattaattaataataattaatttatcgatttttcattcatttatctgCAAGAGATAAGCCATTATTCCTTTAGTGATGATTTCCTATTgattacataatcacatttaaTTATCAAATATATGTGCCCGTGTTATATAAAAGTTAATGATTCTCTAACATTATATATTGATGCAATATGCGTTTTCAGTCATAGAGATGCCTTTTAActgattaattttttcaataaatcatttgtgttaattgGTAAATAATAATCGAACTTCTACGtggatttttcaaaatgaaaattatgGACACAACCGATATATGCATAAGAATTAGAGATGTAAAATTGGGTATCCAATAAAATATGCATAATTATCTATCTATGAATTATTCGCTAAATAATGAGTAATATAAAATTTGAACATTTAATTTTTcactttaatttaatatgtagtttttctttttaacttataTCTTTCTTTTTATAGCTCGGATGCATGAAATCCATTAACATATACAAAAACAATTATCTTAGAATATTTATTAGCAAAATACGAGTGATTGTGATATATTTTATCatgtctatgattttttttatcctactATATATGGATATCACATAATAGAACAAATATGTTGTGACATCCCCGATTTTAACGGTTAGTAAATCGTATAGACTTTTGACTAACcatttaaaatttagaaaacatGACAAGTAAGCAAGAATGAGACAAGCTGGGGCGAGGACCGCCGACCCCTGCCGGGCCTAGCCGGCGGTGCTAGGGCACACGCCTAGCCAGGGTGAGCGCGCCGGACCGGCGTGGTGGTGGGCGGTTCGGTATGGACCGCCCACGGCCGTCCACTTGGTCGGCGTCGACCGTCCGATTGCCTCACCGAGGTTCCGTCTCCGTCCCGATACTTAGTAGTAAAAAATCATTAGTTAAAAAGTAAGTCAATGCACAAGTCAACCCATAGGTCAATTGATAAGTCAATATTTAAGTTAATGCAAAGTCAATTAGATAAGGACAAGATTAGTATCACTTTcatgtagacatggccacgagccgtaaaccgccgattccggttcatGAATCGGCGATTCCGGTCCGTGGCCATCCTCACCCTTGAAGGGCGGTCCATTCTAGTTCGAAATCCTCCGTTCCCGGCCAGTTCtggttccaaattttaaattataattaaattgtatattgtaatcaaatttggggggaaaaagggagagagggaaggggcttgaacttaatgaattatcattaatcgtctgcatatcttcttggggatagaataatcaaaacccatgtagttcttttatctttgataaccTCGacttacctcatcatcaatcgtctctacccgttgtggtacccgtggcaaTGGTATCTCCACTATTATCATTAAAGAATTGATcctctcgatccagctcttgttgtcgaaatttagcttttatccaatcatcgacacaatcTTGAGCCTCCACAATAGATTTAGTCTTAACAGTTAATAATTATTTAGCACTAAATCCTTTTCGTGAAGAAGGAGTTGCTAATATCTGTCTTGCGATGAAAGCGATAAttgagaattgggttgaatgagtctttaaccactccagaattttgaaatctgcgCTATGTTCGGAATCatggaactcaaaagcaatggttaaatagtttgctaattcgaaaatattacttgttgctctcttttatcttttttacctACTAATGAGCAAattataccatctactaagtctaccact contains:
- the LOC115730923 gene encoding vignain-like, with protein sequence MGVTKFVMVPLAIALVLVGLVESFEFSEKDLASQQSLWDLYQRWRSHHTGSRDLEDRRKRFDTFKDNAKYVHEANQMDRPYKMKLNEFADMTNQEFISSYGGSKVVNDSMFHHEEPPRASRFMHEKTRNVPLSIDWRALGAVTGVKNQGGCGSCWAFSSVAAVEGINQIETKELVSLSEQELVDCSKKNHGCEGGLMDYAFDFIKRNRGITTEMNYPYTAKDGYCNLPKRNAPVVKIDGHEKVPKNDEEALMKAVANQPVAVSIDAGSLDFQFYSQGVFDGNCGTELNHGVAVVGYGSSRDGTKYWTVKNSWGTNWGEGGYVRMRRGVDEEEGLCGIAMDASYPIKSASTPSTREVRDLE